The Seriola aureovittata isolate HTS-2021-v1 ecotype China chromosome 3, ASM2101889v1, whole genome shotgun sequence genome includes a region encoding these proteins:
- the LOC130167014 gene encoding beta-1,3-galactosyltransferase 2-like isoform X2 encodes MVNVQPSYYVHPKHRVKLRGISETTQPPATLSTVAPTGTQYHQAYPRNYHFIMDNTEVCKTNTPFLVLMVPVAPKNVEARDAIRHTWGNNSVVQGEVVLTLFMLGLSGGGDDGQQQQAKLKEENLQHHDLIQSDFMDTYLNLTIKTMVIMDWLATRCPTAAYAMKIDSDMFLNIDNLVIMLQKPDIPKKNYLTGMLMWNRPVVRSKNSKWYVPEDMYPEPVYPTYTLGMGYVFSNDLPGKYVEASKSVKPFNIEDAYIGMCMKKLGLAPKSSPDPSQFRAYNTKYNRCEYSKIITYILGSSQELIKYWTDLKKPGPPC; translated from the coding sequence aTGGTTAACGTACAACCTTCTTATTACGTCCATCCGAAACACAGAGTTAAACTACGAGGAATCAGTGAAACCACACAACCCCCTGCCACATTATCTACTGTAGCACCTACAGGCACTCAGTACCACCAGGCCTACCCACGCAACTACCACTTCATTATGGATAACACAGAGGTGTGCAAAACCAACACCCCTTTCCTGGTCCTGATGGTTCCGGTAGCACCGAAGAACGTGGAGGCTCGGGACGCCATCCGGCATACGTGGGGCAATAACAGCGTGGTTCAGGGCGAGGTGGTGCTCACTCTGTTCATGCTGGGCCTCtctggaggaggtgatgatgggcagcagcagcaggcgaaGCTCAAAGAGGAGAATCTCCAGCACCATGACCTGATCCAGAGTGACTTCATGGACACTTACCTCAATCTAACCATCAAAACCATGGTGATCATGGACTGGCTGGCTACGCGCTGCCCGACAGCAGCGTACGCCATGAAGATCGACTCGGACATGTTTTTGAACATTGACAATCTGGTGATCATGCTGCAGAAGCCAGACATCCCCAAGAAGAACTACCTGACGGGGATGCTGATGTGGAACAGGCCGGTCGTCCGTTCAAAGAACTCCAAGTGGTACGTCCCCGAGGACATGTACCCAGAGCCCGTGTACCCGACCTATACTCTGGGCATGGGATACGTCTTCTCCAACGATCTTCCAGGGAAATATGTGGAAGCCTCAAAATCAGTCAAGCCCTTTAACATAGAGGACGCTTATATTGGAATGTGTATGAAAAAGCTTGGACTGGCGCCCAAGTCGTCACCAGATCCGTCCCAGTTCAGAGCCtataacacaaaatataatcGCTGTGAATACTCCAAAATCATCACCTACATCCTTGGCTCTTCACAAGAGCTGATAAAGTATTGGACAGATTTGAAGAAGCCTGGACCGCCTTGTTAG
- the LOC130167014 gene encoding beta-1,3-galactosyltransferase 2-like isoform X1, producing the protein MGDLSGSGFNGLKRQPAVTLSNPKKPCLKILFLVCLALSALCYTLSSSSLSWLESLQLHEHYNTLFRLNNMVNVQPSYYVHPKHRVKLRGISETTQPPATLSTVAPTGTQYHQAYPRNYHFIMDNTEVCKTNTPFLVLMVPVAPKNVEARDAIRHTWGNNSVVQGEVVLTLFMLGLSGGGDDGQQQQAKLKEENLQHHDLIQSDFMDTYLNLTIKTMVIMDWLATRCPTAAYAMKIDSDMFLNIDNLVIMLQKPDIPKKNYLTGMLMWNRPVVRSKNSKWYVPEDMYPEPVYPTYTLGMGYVFSNDLPGKYVEASKSVKPFNIEDAYIGMCMKKLGLAPKSSPDPSQFRAYNTKYNRCEYSKIITYILGSSQELIKYWTDLKKPGPPC; encoded by the coding sequence GAAACCCTGTCTCAAGATCCTCTTCCTGGTTTGTCTAGCGCTCTCCGCCCTATGTTATACTctgtcctccagctctctgtcaTGGCTGGAGAGCCTTCAACTCCACGAGCACTACAACACActtttcagactgaacaataTGGTTAACGTACAACCTTCTTATTACGTCCATCCGAAACACAGAGTTAAACTACGAGGAATCAGTGAAACCACACAACCCCCTGCCACATTATCTACTGTAGCACCTACAGGCACTCAGTACCACCAGGCCTACCCACGCAACTACCACTTCATTATGGATAACACAGAGGTGTGCAAAACCAACACCCCTTTCCTGGTCCTGATGGTTCCGGTAGCACCGAAGAACGTGGAGGCTCGGGACGCCATCCGGCATACGTGGGGCAATAACAGCGTGGTTCAGGGCGAGGTGGTGCTCACTCTGTTCATGCTGGGCCTCtctggaggaggtgatgatgggcagcagcagcaggcgaaGCTCAAAGAGGAGAATCTCCAGCACCATGACCTGATCCAGAGTGACTTCATGGACACTTACCTCAATCTAACCATCAAAACCATGGTGATCATGGACTGGCTGGCTACGCGCTGCCCGACAGCAGCGTACGCCATGAAGATCGACTCGGACATGTTTTTGAACATTGACAATCTGGTGATCATGCTGCAGAAGCCAGACATCCCCAAGAAGAACTACCTGACGGGGATGCTGATGTGGAACAGGCCGGTCGTCCGTTCAAAGAACTCCAAGTGGTACGTCCCCGAGGACATGTACCCAGAGCCCGTGTACCCGACCTATACTCTGGGCATGGGATACGTCTTCTCCAACGATCTTCCAGGGAAATATGTGGAAGCCTCAAAATCAGTCAAGCCCTTTAACATAGAGGACGCTTATATTGGAATGTGTATGAAAAAGCTTGGACTGGCGCCCAAGTCGTCACCAGATCCGTCCCAGTTCAGAGCCtataacacaaaatataatcGCTGTGAATACTCCAAAATCATCACCTACATCCTTGGCTCTTCACAAGAGCTGATAAAGTATTGGACAGATTTGAAGAAGCCTGGACCGCCTTGTTAG